A genomic region of Anas acuta chromosome 1, bAnaAcu1.1, whole genome shotgun sequence contains the following coding sequences:
- the NDFIP2 gene encoding NEDD4 family-interacting protein 2 isoform X2 has product MEHHQPASRYQVLHNEDDPPESSAAEQSSTSTETTQTPQTAAVSEADTSPPPYCSIAVEAAATSETHNEFYPVPPPYSVATSLPTYDEAEKAKAAAMAAAAAEVAQREEEYPPRDDFSDADQLRVGNDGIFMLAFFMAFIFNWIGFCLSFCITNTIAGRYGAICGFGLSLIKWILIVRFSDYFTGYFNGQYWLWWIFLVLGLLLFFRGFVNYLKVRNMSESMAAAHRTRFFFLY; this is encoded by the exons cttcaCAATGAGGATGACCCACCAGAGTCTTCAGCAGCTGAGCAGTCTTCCACTTCTACGGAGACTACACAGACTCCTCAGACAGCAGCCGTATCTGAAGCAGATACTTCCCCCCCACCTTACTGTAGCATAGCTGTAGAAGCAGCTGCAACCTCAG AAACACACAATGAGTTTTATCCTGTACCACCTCCATACAGTGTAGCTACCTCCCTTCCTACATATGATGAAGCAGAGAAGGCCAAAGCTGCAGCaatggcagctgctgcagcagaagttGCCCAACGA GAAGAAGAGTATCCACCACGAGATGATTTCAGTGATGCAGATCAGCTTAGAGTGGGCAATGATGGCATCTTCATGTTGGCATTTTTCA tgGCATTTATTTTCAACTGGATTGGATTTTGTTTATCCTTCTGTATAACAAATACCATAGCTGGAAGGTATGGTGCAATCTGTGGATTCGGTCTCTCCCTGATCAAATGGATTCTCATTGTACGG TTTTCAGATTACTTTACTGGATATTTCAATGGACAGTACTGGCTTTGGTGGATATTCCTTGTACTTG GACTTCTCCTGTTCTTTCGAGGCTTTGTCAATTATCTTAAAGTTAGAAATATGTCTGAAAGCATGGCAGCTGCTCAcagaacaagattttttttcttgtactaa
- the NDFIP2 gene encoding NEDD4 family-interacting protein 2 isoform X1, translating to MEHHQPASRYQVLHNEDDPPESSAAEQSSTSTETTQTPQTAAVSEADTSPPPYCSIAVEAAATSETHNEFYPVPPPYSVATSLPTYDEAEKAKAAAMAAAAAEVAQRHAQFRESRSLFDEIFLSRPEEEEYPPRDDFSDADQLRVGNDGIFMLAFFMAFIFNWIGFCLSFCITNTIAGRYGAICGFGLSLIKWILIVRFSDYFTGYFNGQYWLWWIFLVLGLLLFFRGFVNYLKVRNMSESMAAAHRTRFFFLY from the exons cttcaCAATGAGGATGACCCACCAGAGTCTTCAGCAGCTGAGCAGTCTTCCACTTCTACGGAGACTACACAGACTCCTCAGACAGCAGCCGTATCTGAAGCAGATACTTCCCCCCCACCTTACTGTAGCATAGCTGTAGAAGCAGCTGCAACCTCAG AAACACACAATGAGTTTTATCCTGTACCACCTCCATACAGTGTAGCTACCTCCCTTCCTACATATGATGAAGCAGAGAAGGCCAAAGCTGCAGCaatggcagctgctgcagcagaagttGCCCAACGA CACGCCCAGTTTAGGGAGTCTAGGAGTCTGTTTGATGAAATATTCCTCAGTCGTCCCGAG GAAGAAGAGTATCCACCACGAGATGATTTCAGTGATGCAGATCAGCTTAGAGTGGGCAATGATGGCATCTTCATGTTGGCATTTTTCA tgGCATTTATTTTCAACTGGATTGGATTTTGTTTATCCTTCTGTATAACAAATACCATAGCTGGAAGGTATGGTGCAATCTGTGGATTCGGTCTCTCCCTGATCAAATGGATTCTCATTGTACGG TTTTCAGATTACTTTACTGGATATTTCAATGGACAGTACTGGCTTTGGTGGATATTCCTTGTACTTG GACTTCTCCTGTTCTTTCGAGGCTTTGTCAATTATCTTAAAGTTAGAAATATGTCTGAAAGCATGGCAGCTGCTCAcagaacaagattttttttcttgtactaa